The window ACTCTGTTCTAGTTGAAGTTTCTGAAACCAACGGAAGCAGCTGGCAGGCAGTCTATACAATATTCAACGGCAACAACAGAACATGGCAACCCGACTCTGTGGCATTAAATAACATTGGCGGAAACATAAAATTACGATGGAAATATTTCTCCGTCGGCATCTTTCCGTCACAATATTTTAATCTGGATAATGTAGTATTGAAAAGTAATACCCCTACTTTCATAAAACAAAACATCAGTGATATAAGCTTTACCCTGTTCCCAAATCCGAATAATGGAATTTTCCAAATCAGGCTGAATAACCCGGCGCTAAAAAACGGAACATTACAAATAACAGACGTTAAAGGTTCTGTGGTATACAAACAACCACTCCCTGCTGTCATCCAATCATTGATTCAGCTGGATAAATCTGGATTTAGCAAAGGCATCTACACCATTCGGCTTCAAACAGCGGCTGAAGTCATCTCTAAAAACGTCATCATACAATGAAATTAAGATCACTATTCTTATTGGTTATTGTTATCTTTATACACGATAGCAGCCCCGCCAAGGCTGTCGGCACCTTTTACTCCTTTACCCTGCAGTATGATGCATCTCTGCTTCCTTCGGCAAACTATGAAATGGAAAACTTTATTGTTCACTGGGATAACAACAACGGCAGTTTATACATAATACATAAAAATAATCCCGGAAAGAAACTGTGGCAGAATTTAGCAGGCAAAGGATTTTGCGGAGCTGCACAAGGGAATGCCGTTATTGAAGAGAAAGCAGGCTCCTTCACGATTCGCGACACAAAAACAAATGTTACCCAAACACAGACCATCCGCTCCATCAACTACCGGAGCAACAACATAGAGATTACAGGAGAATTTCTTTCCAGTCAGAATACGACCTACCGTTTACTGATAGCTGAAAAATCAGACAAACAGCTGCATATCCAGCTTCAAACAGATGATGCATCCTACAACAGGCTTTATCTAACACACGCATGTGAGAATAATGAACAGTTTTTTGGTTTTGGTGAACAGCCTTCGAACTTGAACCACAAAGGCAAACGCGTTCCAATTCTGGTTCAGGAACAAGGTATAGGAAGGGGGGATGCTATCTCCGATAACCCAATCATCAACTTCATTGTCAATTTGCCGCTGGGCGTTTCTGCAGGTGATGAATACACCTCTTACAAGGTTGTACCGCAATATATTTCATCGTTATCACATTCCCTTTATCTGGAAAATTATGAATACAGTGAATTTGATTTTACCCGAAACGACCAGGTACAGATAGAATTGTATTCCGACAAGATGGATGCAAATATCATTTATGCAGAGAACCCGTATCAGGCAATAGAAGAATACACCAGCTATTGCGGACGTATGCAACCGCTTCCTTCATGGATCAGCAGCGGGGCGGTAATTGGTATGCAGGGCGGTACTGCAAAACTGTATGACGTCTGGAATACATTGAAAAATGCCGGAACTCCTATTGCCGCATTTTGGGTGCAGGACTGGATAGGACAGCGCACCACGCTGGTGGGTAAACAGTTATGGTGGAACTGGGAACTGGATAACGACAGATATCCCGGCTGGAACACCTTACACGATACACTTAATACGGAAAATATAGGGCTGCTGGGTTATATCAATCCGTTTCTGGTGGATGTCACCCGCGAAAAACCAAATTATCGGCGAGACTTGTACAAAGAAGCAACCCAAAATAATTTTTTGGTCTTAAATGACAGAGGACAGCCTTATCAGGTGCAGAATACCTCCTTTACTTCCGGTGTTTTAGACTTGAGCGACACCGGTTGTGTACACTGGATAAAAGATATCATCAAAGATGAAATGCTCGCACGTGGCCTGAAAGGTTGGATGGCGGATTTTGCAGAAGCTCTCCCCTTTGAGGCAGAACTGCATAGCGGAGAAAGCACTTACACGTTTCACAACAGGTACCCTGAGGTATGGGAACGAATAAACAAAGAAGCAATACAAGAAAGTAACCTGAAGGACACGGTGGTGTTTTTTTCCAGGGCAGGCTATACCAAAAGCCCGATGTATGCTACCTTGTTCTGGCAGGGTGACCAGCTAGTCAGCTGGGGTAAAAATGACGGACTTAAGTCAGCAGTTACCGGCTTGCTCAGCGGTGGCTTATCCGGCTTTACACTTAACCACAGTGATATAGGGGGTTATACATCCGTAACCATACCGATATTAAATATTCCCGTACTGGGACGAAGCAAAGAGCTGCTGAGAAGATGGATGGAAATGGCAGCCTTTACGCCTGTTTACAGAACACATGAAGGTCTTGGCCCTGATAAAAATTACCAGGTGTATCAGGATGAAGAAACAGCGGCACATTTTGCGCGCAATGCAAAAATCTATCAGGCATGGTATTTTTACAGAAAACAACTGATGCAGGAAGCCGCGGATAAGGGTTATCCGATTTGCCGTCCATTGTTTTTAGAATACCCGAACGATATCAATACCTTTAATATATCCAGTCAGTTTATGGTCGGAAGCGAACTGCTGGTAGCACCCGTTCTTGACCAGAACAAGACAACTGTCAGTGTCTATTTACCAAACGGAAATTGGGTAAATCTTTGGACAGACCAGATAATAAACAGCTCCGGACAATATTTTACCATTTCAAATGTTGCAGACAGGGCAGCGGTATTTTACAAGCAGGGATCCTCTACAGGATTGCAGTTCAAACAGAATCTACTCAATGAAGGCATCAACTAGATAAGAACTATGGAAACTATTCAGACAGATGTAGTCATCATCGGTGCGGGCTACGCAGGTATTGCAGCTGCACGGAAATTACAGGAAGCCGGAAAATCCTTTATAGTCATCGAAGCACGTGACAGAATAGGCGGAAGAACATTCACACAACAACTGGACTGCGGCGCCACCGTGGATTTAGGTGCACAATGGATAGGCCCTACACAACACCATATCTGGAAATGGGTACATGAAACGAATACGGAAACGTATGATTGTTACGATTCCGGAAAAAATATCCTGGCCTGGAAAAATAAGGTGTCGACCTATAAAGGCACCATTCCAAAAATCGACCCGATTTCATTAATTGACCTTGGAATCGCTCTGGATAAAATCAACAAGCTTTGCAAACAGGTTCCGTTAGAGGCACCCTGGACACATCCGAGAGCGCTGGAATACGACTCCATGACGCTGCATACCTGGATGGAAAAGAACATGTATACGAAGAAAGCAAAGCATCTTTTCAATATCGGCGTTGAAACGGTTTTTGCAGCGGGTGCGCATGAGATTTCTTTCCTGCATGCCTTATTTTACTGCCACAGCGGCGACAATATGGAAGCGCTGATATCCATTTCCAACGGGGCGCAACAAACTCTGTTAAAAGGCGGCACGCAAGGTTTGTTGCAAAAAATAGCGACACCTCTCCAGGATAAAATCTACTTAAATAATCCTGTCTTAAAGATTAATCAGGATGAAAATGGAATAACTGTTGGATCAGAAAATCTAATCGTTCACGCAAAAAAATGCATTTCCACCATTCCTCCCACTTTATTGAGTAGTATACGATTCAGTCCGATTTTGCCGCAACGAAAAGCACAGATGATACAGCGTGTGCCCATGGGTGCAGCCATGAAATGTTTCTGTATTTACAAAACACCGTTTTGGCGGAAAATGGGATTCTCCGGGCAAATTGTAAGCGATACCTTACCGGTAAGGGTGACCTTTGACTGCACCAACAAGGATAATGACTTTGGCGTGTTACTGGTTTTTGTGGAAGGCCACAATGCCCGTGATTTCATTGAACAGCCGGAAGCCGTCCGAAGAGAAAGCGTATTGAATCAGCTGGTCGGTTATTTTGGAGAAGACGCGAGAAACATCCTCGAATACAAAGATAAATGCTGGACCGAAGAAGAATACAGCCGGGGATGCTACGCCGGCAATATGCCGACCGGCGTGCTGACGCAATTCGGGAAAACACTGCGCGAACCATTTATGCACCTGTATTTTGCAGGCACCGAAACCGCCATGAAATGGAACGGCTATATGGACGGTGCGATGGAGAGTGGATTAAGGGCGGCCGGGGAAGTAGTAAATCTTAATTGAGTCGTGTGATAAAAATGTACAGAACATTCAGAATGAGTATACAACTTGTATTATGCGGCCTGGGTATATTTTTCATAGGATGTTCAAAGAATACTGAAACTCATACCATAAACTGCCATCCGGCCATTACCCAGACAGATACAGCTGTCCTGCTCGTGCTCGGCCAGTCGAACGCCGCTAATTTTGGATTGACACCTTATAGTGCTGTTTGTGAAAATGTTCTGAATTTCTACGCAGGTAGTTTTTATCCCTGTGCAGATCCGCTGAAAGGAGCCGCCGGCACCAACGGCAGCGTATGGAGCAGGCTGGGCGATAGGCTCGTTGACAATGGGTTTGCCAAAACAGTCATTATTGCACCCTGTGCAATCGGGGGTACAACGCTGCAGCAATGGAAACCGGGTGGCATCAACAATCATTATTTAACTGAAACCATCCGGCATCTTCAGTCAAGAGGGTTAACCATTACGCATATTCTCTGGCATCAGGGAGAAGCCAACAATGCCGGCTCCCTGTCATATCCGTTCGCGCAGCAGAATGCACAGCAATATCAGCATGATTTCAGGGAGCTCATCGCACAAATCCGCTCCATAGGTGTAGGTGCCCCTGTTTTTCCTGCCATTGCCACCCAATGCAAACAGTCAGCGGACACCTTGCTGCAACAGGCGCAACGAGGTTTGGCTTCGGATAGTCTGGCTATTTTCAACGGGCCCGATACAGATGCATTAGGCGATGAATATCGTTTTGACGGCTGCCATTTTAATGAAGAAGGTTTGTATAAACACGCCCGGCTTTGGGCGGATATCATCCTAAGGCATTGATCCCAAATACTAAAAAAGCCTGCAGGTTTAAATCAGTTTATAAATGCCCATTGTAACTCCCATCCGATCCTCCGCAGTCACCCTGCTGTCAGAACAACCGATGTATATAAAATCCGGATTCTGTCCTTTGGATAAGTTACTAAAATAATCCGGATCCAGGGCCAGCTTGTTGGCCACCCACTCCTTATTGTGTTCAACTATTTTAGTGATCCTATCCATATGAAAACAATTAGATGGCCTTTAGGTATGTAAAATATAAAAATCCATTGATTGTTGAACAGGCTCTGTAAAATTAAAGATAAAACAGGATAACATTTTATAGTTTCTTCCAGTATCTTTAGTAGGCTATTTAGTGATATGAAAATGGGAAAAAAGGTACGGATATGGATATTCTTATTGGTTGTCATTAATATTTTTTTGCATTTCTATTTTTCAGGTATGGGATATCAGGATTCCATGTAACGGTTCTTGTCTATTTAACCTTGTTGTATATACTTGCGGCGACCATAAAAAGCAATGTAATCAGGATAAATCTTATTGTTTTTTTGTCATTGCTGCTGGTGTCTGAAGTGTATCTGCGGATATCCGGGAAGGGGTTCCCTAATTACATTGAAAATAATTCCACTTCCCTGTTTTGTATGTATCAGTCAAGGTCTTTCGGCGCCTCCGGCCGCCTGACAAACGGCCTCTATATAAACCGGCCCAATTCGGAAAGAACAGAAAAGAAAGTTGAATTTCAATACCGCCACAAATATAATGAGATGGGGCTCCGCGATACTGCTTTGTCCTTTTACAGGAACAAGAAGAATATTCTCCTATTGGGTGATTCTTACACGGAAGGTGTAGGTGCGCCGGTTGACTCCACAGGGCCACGGTCCGTTGAATATCACCTGAAAGAAACGGGTAAAAACTACACTGTCATCAACGCAGGTGTCAGCGGAAGCGATATCGTCTATGCTTTTGAATTATTAGACACTCTTTTCAAACAGACGCAACCCAAAATAGTATTGTACAACCTTCATTATTCCGATATCGATGATATCATGTTCAAAGGCGGAGATGAACGATTTACGAACGGAACACGCAAGGCATTCTGGTGGGAATACCTCTATTCCTTTTCCTGCATTTACAGAATTATCTCTAACAGACTACTGCACCTGAACCCCGATACCTCCACTAAAGATGACTTTAATTTCGCTTTGGAGGTGATAAAGCAGAAAGTGGTTGATTTTAATGAATACTGCAGCAAGAACAAGGCAATTTTTGTCTTAATCATTACTCCAGGACCCAATGAACTCTATAATACCTATCATTTCGCCAATGCCTTCAACCTGGAGACCACCATAAAGGAATTGGATACACCGGTAAACTATATAAACACACAACAAATCCTGACGGATGAAATCAACCGCTCCAATGATGTCGATAGATATTTCCACCGCCTGGATTTCCACCTGACCGCCTACGGCTATTGGCTGTGGGGAAAGATTGTCGCATCAGGGTTGAAAAATGTTCCGGATTAGTCCCTTTGTATTTCCCATTTCGTCCTGTTTATTTTTCGGCAGCAATAATTTCGCTCCACAAAGGTCAGATAAAGCTGAACAATTTCTCCTGCTGACAGGTTTTTCACAGATATTTCCTAAGTTTACGCTGCTTATTTTATGTCAACCAAACCGCTCCCGTCCATCTCACAAGAAGAAATCACGCATATCAACGTGTATGGTGCGAAAGAGCATAACCTGAAAAATATCGATGTACATATCCCGCGCAACCAGTTTGTGGTCATCACCGGACTAAGCGGCAGCGGCAAATCATCCCTTGCCTTTGATACCATCTATGCGGAAGGGCAGCGTCGATATATGGAGAGTTTTGGTTCTTATGCCCGGCAGTTTCTGGGAAGTATGGAGCGTCCGGATGTAGAAAAAATATCCGGTCTGTCTCCCGTCATCTCCATCGAACAAAAAACCACCAACCGCAACCCGCGCTCCACGGTCGGAACCACTACAGAAATTTATGACTTTTTGCGTTTGCTATATGCACGCATCGGCGATGCCTATTCCTTCAATACAGGTGAAAAGATGGTGCGCTTCTCCGAGGAACAAATCATTGACGATATTCTGCATAAATTTCAGGATAAGAAAATCGCCATCCTGGCTCCGCTTGTGCGCGGCCGCAAAGGACATTACCGCGAGCTGTTTGAGGACATCCGCAAACAAGGCTATCTGCGGGTAAGGGTGGACGGTGAAACCCAGGAAATCCACCCTAAGATGCAGGTGGACCGCTACAAAATCCACGACATTGAAGTGGTGATAGACCGGATAAGGGTGGACAAAAAAGAAGTGCAGCGCTTACGGGAATCCATCAACAAAGCACTGAAAGAAGGAAAAGGATTACTCTTTATCGAGAATCTGGAAAATGGAAAAATCACGACCTATTCCAAGACCCTCATGTGCCCGACCACCGGCATCTCTTATGAGGAGCCTTCACCGAACACGTTTTCCTTCAACTCTCCGTATGGAGCCTGTCCGCATTGCAAGGGCATGGGTGTCATCAAGGAAGCGGATATGAAAAAAGTGATTCCCGATGACAGTAAATCTGTTTTGGAACAGGGAATTGTTCCCTTTGGTGAATACCGCGACACCTATACCTATAAAATTGTCACTCAAATACTGACATCCTATAAAGCCACCTTAAAAACACCGATTAACAGGCTTCCAAAAGAATGCCTGGAGATCTTGCTGTATGGCAGTGAAGAAAAAATAAAAGTGGAAGCAAAGGAAAATAAAGAACGCAAATCTACCAATACCCATTGGAGCCTTTCTTTTGATGGCGTCATCAACCAGATTAATAAATCTTTCACCGAAACCTCGAGCGATGCCTTGCGCAACTGGGCGGAAAATTACGTCAGTGAAGTGGATTGCAGCGAATGCAGCGGCACCCGGCTGAAGAAGGAGTCCTTATGGTTTAAATTGGACAATAAAAATATCAGTGAAGTTGCCAGACAGGATTTGAAT is drawn from Sphingobacteriales bacterium and contains these coding sequences:
- a CDS encoding T9SS type A sorting domain-containing protein: MGELRNILFTASYFLYNIMSAQAVFQEDFNASYFPANWTVSPRIEKALALGKGNSGYIRFHPKYQQQSIETPLITVPAGNYALLFDWNKAGNSNEDSVLVEVSETNGSSWQAVYTIFNGNNRTWQPDSVALNNIGGNIKLRWKYFSVGIFPSQYFNLDNVVLKSNTPTFIKQNISDISFTLFPNPNNGIFQIRLNNPALKNGTLQITDVKGSVVYKQPLPAVIQSLIQLDKSGFSKGIYTIRLQTAAEVISKNVIIQ
- a CDS encoding alpha-glucosidase, whose translation is MKLRSLFLLVIVIFIHDSSPAKAVGTFYSFTLQYDASLLPSANYEMENFIVHWDNNNGSLYIIHKNNPGKKLWQNLAGKGFCGAAQGNAVIEEKAGSFTIRDTKTNVTQTQTIRSINYRSNNIEITGEFLSSQNTTYRLLIAEKSDKQLHIQLQTDDASYNRLYLTHACENNEQFFGFGEQPSNLNHKGKRVPILVQEQGIGRGDAISDNPIINFIVNLPLGVSAGDEYTSYKVVPQYISSLSHSLYLENYEYSEFDFTRNDQVQIELYSDKMDANIIYAENPYQAIEEYTSYCGRMQPLPSWISSGAVIGMQGGTAKLYDVWNTLKNAGTPIAAFWVQDWIGQRTTLVGKQLWWNWELDNDRYPGWNTLHDTLNTENIGLLGYINPFLVDVTREKPNYRRDLYKEATQNNFLVLNDRGQPYQVQNTSFTSGVLDLSDTGCVHWIKDIIKDEMLARGLKGWMADFAEALPFEAELHSGESTYTFHNRYPEVWERINKEAIQESNLKDTVVFFSRAGYTKSPMYATLFWQGDQLVSWGKNDGLKSAVTGLLSGGLSGFTLNHSDIGGYTSVTIPILNIPVLGRSKELLRRWMEMAAFTPVYRTHEGLGPDKNYQVYQDEETAAHFARNAKIYQAWYFYRKQLMQEAADKGYPICRPLFLEYPNDINTFNISSQFMVGSELLVAPVLDQNKTTVSVYLPNGNWVNLWTDQIINSSGQYFTISNVADRAAVFYKQGSSTGLQFKQNLLNEGIN
- a CDS encoding FAD-dependent oxidoreductase, translating into METIQTDVVIIGAGYAGIAAARKLQEAGKSFIVIEARDRIGGRTFTQQLDCGATVDLGAQWIGPTQHHIWKWVHETNTETYDCYDSGKNILAWKNKVSTYKGTIPKIDPISLIDLGIALDKINKLCKQVPLEAPWTHPRALEYDSMTLHTWMEKNMYTKKAKHLFNIGVETVFAAGAHEISFLHALFYCHSGDNMEALISISNGAQQTLLKGGTQGLLQKIATPLQDKIYLNNPVLKINQDENGITVGSENLIVHAKKCISTIPPTLLSSIRFSPILPQRKAQMIQRVPMGAAMKCFCIYKTPFWRKMGFSGQIVSDTLPVRVTFDCTNKDNDFGVLLVFVEGHNARDFIEQPEAVRRESVLNQLVGYFGEDARNILEYKDKCWTEEEYSRGCYAGNMPTGVLTQFGKTLREPFMHLYFAGTETAMKWNGYMDGAMESGLRAAGEVVNLN